The following proteins are encoded in a genomic region of Xenopus laevis strain J_2021 chromosome 3L, Xenopus_laevis_v10.1, whole genome shotgun sequence:
- the LOC108711757 gene encoding RING finger protein 227, which translates to MDQAPEFPSVTNMEECGICYLDFGAGRKAQSLAACGHVMCTSCLQHLLGKGSTVTCPYCRAPSTLPSDDEDGSSVGSEKGRGPRSWFKRLYKNSRRRHQDNLAQDDLRHLAIMSSYFF; encoded by the exons ATGGATCAGGCACCAGAGTTTCCCTCAGTAACAAACATGGAGGAGTGCGGCATCTGTTACCTCGACTTCGGTGCGGGCAGGAAAGCGCAGTCGTTGGCTGCCTGTGGGCACGTGATGTGTACGAGCTGTCTGCAACACCTGCTGGGCAAGGGCAGCACCGTGACCTGTCCCTACTGCCGCGCTCCTTCCACGTTGCCTAGCGACGACGAGGACGGCTCCTCTGTGGGGTCAGAAAAGGGTCGAGGCCCCAGGAGCTGGTTTAAGAGATTGTACAAGAATTCCAGGCGTCGTCACCAAG ACAACCTTGCGCAGGATGACCTCAGACACTTGGCCATAATGAGCTCCTACTTCTTCTGA